One segment of candidate division KSB1 bacterium DNA contains the following:
- a CDS encoding HyaD/HybD family hydrogenase maturation endopeptidase: MPAFNHASAPKVLILGIGNVLLGDEGIGVHVVQHLQNMPLPEGVACLDGGTGSFNLLEPMQQAGKVILIDAIMDGAPAGTVRRHRPRFSQDYPRTLTAHDIGLKDLLDAFYLLGNPPEVILYAVSISALQGVGTELSPELATVIPQVAQLVLAESAS; this comes from the coding sequence ATGCCGGCATTCAACCACGCGAGTGCGCCGAAGGTACTGATTCTCGGCATCGGCAACGTGCTGCTGGGCGATGAGGGCATTGGCGTGCATGTGGTGCAGCATCTGCAAAACATGCCGCTGCCGGAGGGCGTGGCATGTTTGGACGGTGGCACCGGCAGTTTCAACCTGCTCGAGCCGATGCAACAAGCCGGGAAAGTGATTCTGATCGACGCCATCATGGATGGCGCGCCGGCGGGGACGGTACGCCGCCACCGTCCCCGCTTTTCCCAAGACTATCCGCGCACGCTCACGGCGCACGACATTGGACTGAAAGATTTGTTGGATGCGTTTTATCTGCTCGGCAATCCGCCGGAAGTGATTTTGTATGCCGTGTCCATTTCGGCATTGCAGGGGGTGGGGACGGAGCTGTCACCGGAGCTGGCGACGGTCATACCGCAAGTGGCGCAGCTAGTCCTTGCCGAGAGTGCGTCTTGA
- the hypA gene encoding hydrogenase maturation nickel metallochaperone HypA: MHELSIATAIVETVLQEMQRRQLPAVSAVGVRVGALSGVVPDALEFSFQAIINGTPLAGARLAIEQVPLQGKCRNCGLDFSVQEFIFACPDCHSGQIEITRGEELEIAYLEVSS; encoded by the coding sequence ATGCACGAACTTTCGATTGCCACCGCCATTGTTGAAACCGTTTTGCAGGAAATGCAGCGCCGGCAACTGCCGGCCGTGTCGGCCGTCGGCGTGCGCGTGGGTGCGCTGAGCGGCGTGGTCCCGGATGCGTTGGAATTCAGCTTCCAGGCCATCATCAACGGCACGCCGCTGGCCGGTGCCCGGTTGGCGATCGAACAGGTGCCGCTGCAGGGCAAATGCCGGAATTGCGGTTTGGATTTTTCAGTGCAGGAGTTTATTTTCGCCTGCCCTGACTGCCATTCGGGGCAAATCGAAATCACCCGGGGGGAGGAGTTGGAGATTGCGTATTTGGAAGTGAGTTCATAG
- the hypB gene encoding hydrogenase nickel incorporation protein HypB, with the protein MTEKIAVEKKVLSENDKLAAEVRSQLMRHGVVALNLVSSPGSGKTSLLERTLAELNQELRLGLIAGDVQTENDADRLKRAGGRLVQPIVTGGLCHLDAKMITRVLPQFDLAQLDLLFIENVGNLVCPSSYDLGEDMKVVLISTTEGDDKPLKYPAMFRRAKVMVINKIDLLGTSDFDLERAKANARRINADLEIFEVSCRTGAGLRAWFDWLRGLVHGPARAVPPTMGA; encoded by the coding sequence ATGACTGAAAAAATCGCCGTTGAGAAAAAGGTCCTCTCTGAAAATGACAAGCTCGCCGCCGAGGTTCGCAGCCAGTTGATGCGACACGGCGTGGTGGCGCTCAATCTGGTCAGCTCCCCCGGCTCGGGCAAGACCAGTCTGCTGGAAAGGACGCTGGCGGAGTTAAATCAGGAACTGCGCCTGGGTTTGATTGCCGGTGATGTGCAGACGGAGAATGATGCCGACCGTTTGAAACGTGCCGGCGGCAGGCTGGTGCAGCCGATAGTGACCGGCGGTTTGTGCCATCTCGATGCCAAAATGATCACGCGCGTGCTGCCGCAATTCGATCTGGCGCAGCTCGATCTGCTGTTCATTGAGAATGTCGGCAACCTGGTTTGTCCGTCGAGTTATGATCTCGGGGAGGACATGAAAGTCGTGCTCATCAGCACCACCGAGGGCGATGACAAACCGCTGAAGTATCCCGCCATGTTTCGACGGGCCAAAGTGATGGTGATCAACAAAATCGATCTGCTCGGCACCTCCGATTTCGACCTCGAGCGGGCCAAGGCGAATGCCCGTCGCATCAATGCCGATCTCGAGATTTTTGAGGTCTCCTGTCGCACCGGCGCCGGCCTGCGCGCCTGGTTTGACTGGCTGCGCGGGCTGGTGCACGGCCCGGCGCGCGCAGTGCCACCGACCATGGGAGCATAA
- the hypF gene encoding carbamoyltransferase HypF, with protein MLRRERIHISGIVQGVGFRPFVYRLAQQCGLGGFVSNNTEGVLIEAEGAAAALQEFRARLAREAPPAARIVRLEVAEIAPAGEVDFKIVASRRDRPAQAFISPDLALCADCRAELFDPQNRRFHYPFINCTNCGPRYTIVRGIPYDRPNTSMSVFAMCAACAAEYHDPANRRFHAQPNACPQCGPRLWLCDRHGTRLAEAGALAQAVVQLQQGAIVAIRGLGGFHLAVDARNESAVQALRRRKGRAEKPFAMMARDLATLEKFCFVSPLEQAMLQQPTRPIVLLRRRDCNQLAAAVAPHQKYFGFMLPYTPLHELLLHDHFEALVMTSGNFSEEPIAISNEEALARLAALADFFLLHDREILQRCDDSIVRCAAGRPRLLRRARGHVPQPVFLPRATRRRVLACGGELKNTIALSRGNAVFLSQHIGDLDNPAAFAFFENSIAHLQRILEIVPELIAYDLHPEYLSTKWAVQQEHLPRVGVQHHHAHLAAVMADNGVTEKTIGLILDGTGYGSDGTIWGGEVLIGDAAACQRFAYLQPVVMPGGTAAIRQPWRMALSYLAATFGSNLGQLSLPFLQQLRGEAVQVVLQMIDKNINSPLTSSCGRLFDGVAALLGLRQEVNYEAQAAIELEMLADEGQQDFYSDAVRSAGAGALPLTPVVAAVVEELQNHVPREKIAARFHHTMAELFVRAACAARELTGIARVGLSGGVYQNTLFFHRMTARLQAEGFEVLSHQQVPTNDGGLALGQVVIADALAGQN; from the coding sequence TTGCTGCGTCGCGAACGCATTCACATTTCCGGCATCGTGCAGGGTGTTGGTTTCCGCCCCTTTGTTTACCGCCTGGCCCAGCAGTGCGGTCTGGGCGGTTTTGTGAGCAACAACACCGAAGGTGTGCTGATCGAGGCCGAGGGTGCGGCTGCCGCGCTGCAGGAATTTCGTGCCCGCCTGGCACGGGAGGCGCCGCCCGCCGCGCGCATCGTCCGGCTCGAGGTGGCGGAAATAGCCCCGGCCGGCGAAGTCGATTTCAAAATCGTTGCCAGCCGGCGTGACCGTCCGGCGCAGGCCTTCATCTCCCCCGATCTCGCGCTCTGCGCCGATTGCCGCGCGGAACTGTTCGATCCGCAAAACCGCCGCTTTCATTACCCTTTCATCAATTGCACCAATTGCGGGCCGCGCTACACCATCGTGCGTGGCATTCCCTATGACCGGCCCAACACCTCGATGAGCGTGTTTGCGATGTGTGCTGCCTGTGCGGCGGAGTATCACGATCCCGCCAACCGCCGCTTTCACGCGCAGCCCAATGCCTGCCCGCAATGCGGGCCGCGCCTGTGGCTGTGTGACCGCCACGGCACGCGGCTGGCGGAGGCCGGGGCGCTGGCACAGGCGGTCGTGCAATTGCAGCAGGGCGCCATCGTTGCCATTCGCGGCTTGGGCGGCTTTCACCTCGCGGTGGATGCCCGCAATGAATCCGCGGTGCAGGCGCTGCGGCGGCGCAAGGGCCGCGCTGAAAAACCGTTTGCGATGATGGCGCGCGACCTGGCCACCCTCGAAAAATTTTGTTTCGTTTCGCCGCTGGAACAGGCCATGTTGCAGCAACCCACCCGGCCCATCGTTCTGCTGCGGCGTCGTGACTGCAACCAGCTTGCCGCCGCGGTGGCGCCACACCAGAAATATTTCGGCTTCATGCTGCCCTACACCCCGCTGCATGAGTTGTTGCTGCACGACCACTTCGAGGCGCTGGTGATGACCAGCGGCAATTTCAGCGAGGAGCCGATTGCCATCTCCAATGAGGAGGCGCTCGCGCGCCTGGCGGCGCTGGCGGATTTCTTTCTGCTGCACGATCGCGAGATTCTGCAGCGCTGCGACGATTCCATTGTGCGCTGTGCCGCCGGCCGGCCGCGACTGCTCCGCCGCGCGCGCGGCCACGTCCCCCAGCCGGTGTTCCTGCCACGCGCGACACGGCGCCGTGTGCTGGCGTGTGGCGGAGAATTGAAAAACACCATTGCCCTCTCGCGCGGCAATGCGGTTTTTCTCAGCCAGCACATTGGCGATCTCGACAATCCCGCGGCGTTTGCTTTTTTTGAAAACAGCATCGCACATCTGCAGCGCATCCTCGAGATCGTTCCGGAGTTGATCGCGTATGATTTGCATCCGGAGTATCTCTCCACCAAGTGGGCGGTGCAGCAGGAGCATCTGCCGCGCGTCGGAGTGCAGCATCATCATGCACATCTCGCAGCGGTGATGGCCGACAACGGCGTGACGGAAAAAACCATTGGGCTGATTCTGGACGGCACCGGCTATGGCAGCGATGGCACGATCTGGGGCGGGGAGGTGCTCATCGGCGATGCGGCCGCCTGCCAGCGCTTTGCTTATTTGCAGCCGGTTGTCATGCCGGGCGGCACGGCCGCGATCCGGCAGCCCTGGCGCATGGCGTTGAGCTATTTGGCGGCGACTTTCGGCAGCAACCTCGGGCAGTTGTCGCTGCCTTTTTTGCAGCAGCTGCGCGGGGAGGCCGTGCAGGTGGTGCTGCAGATGATCGACAAAAACATCAACTCGCCGCTCACCTCCAGTTGCGGCCGGCTGTTCGACGGTGTGGCGGCGCTGCTCGGGCTGCGTCAGGAGGTGAATTATGAAGCCCAGGCCGCCATCGAACTGGAAATGCTGGCGGACGAAGGGCAGCAGGATTTTTATTCTGACGCGGTGCGTTCCGCCGGCGCCGGCGCGCTTCCCCTCACGCCGGTGGTCGCCGCCGTGGTGGAGGAATTGCAAAACCATGTGCCGCGTGAAAAAATCGCGGCGCGCTTTCATCATACGATGGCCGAATTGTTCGTGCGCGCGGCCTGCGCCGCACGGGAGCTGACGGGTATCGCGCGCGTCGGCCTGAGCGGCGGCGTGTATCAAAACACTCTCTTTTTTCACCGCATGACAGCGCGGCTGCAGGCGGAAGGCTTCGAGGTTTTGAGCCATCAGCAAGTGCCCACCAATGACGGCGGCCTGGCGCTCGGGCAGGTTGTGATTGCCGACGCGCTGGCCGGTCAAAATTGA
- a CDS encoding HypC/HybG/HupF family hydrogenase formation chaperone gives MCLAIPGKVIAIYEQNGLKMGRLDYAGTVNTACLEYVPDVQIGQYALVHAGFAISVLDEEEARKTYAVWDELVRAAAEEGTDIFGMPFEKSPPG, from the coding sequence ATGTGTCTGGCCATCCCCGGAAAGGTCATCGCCATCTACGAGCAGAACGGCCTGAAAATGGGCCGCCTGGATTACGCCGGCACGGTGAACACCGCCTGCCTGGAATACGTGCCGGATGTCCAAATTGGACAATATGCACTGGTGCATGCCGGATTTGCGATCAGCGTGCTCGATGAAGAGGAAGCGCGCAAAACCTATGCGGTGTGGGATGAGCTGGTGCGGGCCGCGGCGGAGGAGGGCACCGACATCTTCGGCATGCCGTTCGAAAAATCGCCGCCAGGCTGA
- the hypD gene encoding hydrogenase formation protein HypD gives MKYLEEYRKPEIVRHLVQEIRAITTRPWMIMEVCGGQTHSILKNGIDQILPKEIELVHGPGCPVCVTPLEQIDKALAIARRPEVIFTSFGDMLRVPGSREDLFMVKSAGGDVRVVYSPLDAVQLARENPHRHVVFFAVGFETTAPNNAMAVWQAHREGLRNFSILVSHVLVPPAMKALLSSPRNRVQGYLAAGHVCTVMGWEEYEPIAAQYHVPIVVTGFEPVDILEGVLMTVRQLERGEARVENQYSRVVRREGNRPAQELIRKVFEIAPRKWRGIGEIPASGLRLRPEFRAYDAEVIFDLGELQVEEPAICISGLVLQGLKKPDECPAFGRQCTPQTPLGATMVSSEGACAAYFAYHRQRAEEVREGAEAGKAADA, from the coding sequence ATGAAATATCTCGAAGAATACCGCAAACCCGAAATCGTGCGGCATTTGGTGCAGGAGATCCGCGCAATCACCACACGGCCGTGGATGATCATGGAGGTGTGCGGCGGCCAGACGCATTCCATCCTCAAAAACGGCATCGATCAAATTCTGCCCAAAGAGATCGAGCTGGTGCACGGCCCCGGCTGCCCGGTGTGCGTGACCCCGCTGGAACAGATCGACAAGGCGCTGGCCATCGCCCGCCGGCCCGAAGTGATTTTCACCTCCTTTGGCGACATGCTGCGCGTGCCGGGCTCGCGCGAGGATTTGTTCATGGTGAAATCCGCGGGCGGTGATGTGCGCGTGGTTTATTCGCCGCTCGATGCCGTCCAGCTTGCCCGCGAGAATCCCCACCGGCATGTGGTCTTCTTCGCGGTGGGCTTCGAGACCACGGCGCCCAACAATGCCATGGCGGTCTGGCAGGCGCATCGCGAAGGTCTGCGCAATTTTTCGATTTTGGTTTCGCATGTGCTGGTGCCGCCGGCGATGAAAGCCCTGCTGTCGTCACCCCGCAACCGCGTGCAGGGTTATCTCGCCGCCGGGCACGTCTGCACGGTGATGGGGTGGGAGGAATACGAGCCGATTGCGGCGCAGTATCATGTGCCCATCGTGGTGACCGGTTTCGAGCCGGTGGACATTCTCGAAGGCGTCCTGATGACGGTGCGGCAACTGGAACGCGGGGAGGCGCGCGTGGAAAACCAGTACTCGCGCGTGGTGCGCCGCGAGGGCAACCGGCCGGCGCAGGAGTTGATTCGCAAAGTCTTTGAAATCGCCCCGCGCAAATGGCGCGGCATCGGCGAGATCCCGGCGAGCGGCCTGCGGCTGCGGCCGGAGTTTCGCGCCTACGATGCCGAGGTCATCTTCGATCTCGGCGAGCTGCAGGTCGAAGAACCGGCCATTTGCATCAGCGGTCTGGTGTTGCAAGGCTTGAAGAAGCCCGACGAATGCCCCGCCTTCGGCCGGCAATGTACACCGCAAACGCCGCTGGGCGCCACCATGGTATCCTCTGAGGGCGCCTGCGCGGCGTACTTTGCCTATCACCGCCAGAGAGCGGAAGAAGTGCGGGAGGGCGCAGAAGCGGGAAAGGCAGCAGACGCATGA
- the hypE gene encoding hydrogenase expression/formation protein HypE → MSEFNLQCPLPISQHDTIQLGHGSGGKMMNDLIARLFLWAFENPYLNKRDDQAVVEINGVRLAVSTDSFVVDPIFFPGGDIGELAVYGTVNDVCMSGGRPLFLAASVILEEGFPLADLRRVVESMAAAARRTGVMIVTGDTKVVNKGKGDKIFINTTGIGVVEHPWQISAGLIRPGDLVLLSGSLGDHGIAILSRREGLAFETPVTSDTAPLHELVAAVVQAGGEAVHALRDPTRGGLAATLNEFAATAQVGIRIREDRIPLKPAVAGACEILGLDPLYVANEGKLVAVVAAARAQEVLRVMRAHPLGREAALIGEVVADRPGLVTMQTRLGSWRMVDMLVGEQLPRIC, encoded by the coding sequence ATGAGTGAGTTCAATCTGCAATGCCCATTGCCGATCTCGCAGCACGACACCATCCAGCTTGGTCACGGCAGCGGCGGCAAGATGATGAATGATCTGATCGCCAGGCTGTTCTTGTGGGCCTTCGAAAATCCCTACTTGAACAAGCGCGATGACCAGGCCGTGGTCGAGATCAACGGTGTGCGGCTGGCGGTCAGCACGGATTCTTTCGTTGTCGATCCGATTTTTTTTCCGGGTGGCGATATCGGCGAGCTGGCGGTTTATGGCACGGTGAACGACGTGTGCATGAGCGGCGGCCGGCCGCTGTTTCTTGCGGCCAGTGTGATATTGGAGGAAGGTTTTCCCCTGGCAGATCTGCGCCGGGTGGTCGAGTCCATGGCCGCCGCCGCCCGCCGCACCGGCGTGATGATCGTGACCGGCGACACCAAAGTCGTCAACAAGGGCAAGGGCGACAAGATTTTCATCAACACCACCGGCATCGGCGTGGTCGAGCATCCCTGGCAGATTTCCGCCGGCCTAATCCGGCCCGGGGATCTCGTGCTGCTCAGCGGCAGCCTGGGTGATCATGGCATTGCCATCCTTTCGCGGCGGGAAGGGCTGGCTTTCGAAACGCCGGTGACAAGCGATACGGCGCCACTGCATGAACTGGTGGCGGCGGTGGTGCAGGCCGGCGGCGAGGCGGTGCATGCGCTGCGTGATCCGACGCGTGGCGGGCTGGCTGCCACGTTGAACGAGTTTGCCGCGACCGCACAGGTGGGCATTCGCATTCGTGAAGATCGTATTCCTCTAAAACCCGCGGTCGCCGGTGCTTGTGAGATTTTGGGATTGGATCCGCTTTACGTCGCCAATGAAGGCAAGCTGGTGGCGGTGGTTGCCGCGGCCCGTGCACAAGAAGTGTTGCGTGTCATGCGGGCGCACCCGCTTGGCCGGGAAGCGGCTCTCATCGGCGAAGTGGTCGCCGACCGCCCCGGCCTGGTCACGATGCAAACCCGGTTGGGTAGCTGGCGCATGGTCGATATGCTGGTGGGCGAACAATTACCGCGGATTTGTTGA
- a CDS encoding T9SS type A sorting domain-containing protein — protein MRRVLKIGAEFSVVLMVLARLAFAQAPTATIKVEGYSPQEIHDLGWTSPRSTGLPVVGVGQVVYLLGNAGATSWAWTLKSKPAGSVATLDSTNKRQTTFKPDVVGKFTIELVITTAAGTSAPASVTITSAKFVGVGGMDGLPREFPQCALCHSGNFDAWSKTGHATFFSQAIDGKESSHYRESCIECHTVGYDTALAAVNDGFDDVARELGWVFPAVLQPGNWEAMKTNYPKLAARANIQCESCHGPGSEHKGDKTAIAMSLDEAACGYCHDEEPYHRISQQWKNSVHGILNPTFESVANRPASSGCAKCHSGWGFIRRIDPKSPDTRPENGFSQISCAVCHDPHRSESLPHMVRSLNDVQLGDTTTVVKYGGMGKVCMQCHISRRDAEDYVNNPANLGIYFGPHYSNQADMIDGSNAIEYGIPIGSSGHKFAIADACVTCHMAETPAAGQPGHDKIGGHTFAMEADGVQNVAVCQQCHGPIKSFDDIMAKADYDEDGTIESTRHEIEGLLHKLDELLPPNSTTAEVNANYKWEASMTPAEIQRRQMLTKAWYNFRFVEEDRSMGVHNAGYAIALLRRSIATLTSGDIGAGKILSIKDIPQDQGKQVRVSWSKFAADAPAATNAVTSYSVWRRVDDPGNALGVKVGSRQEMLAAASTAKPGSRFTVNQFGTWDFVAWLPATGYEMYSVVAPTLYDSTAAGMHWSVFFVSGQARNVVYETAPDSGYSVDNLAPFAPGNVTASVVDRKVSLSWDDPVDADFQYFAIYRSTIPGFDPKGTTPIKTLTGTTYLDSEVTAGQNYYYRLSAFDFSGNESAFSAELPVSITGVDDHSGVPTVFALQQNYPNPFNPETSIQYHLPTPGHVRLVIYSSLGQQVRRLVDRFQPAAYHVVVWDGRDDAGNLLPSGVYFYRITAGNFTAMKKMVMMK, from the coding sequence ATGAGAAGAGTGCTAAAGATTGGCGCCGAATTCTCAGTTGTCCTGATGGTGCTGGCCCGGCTTGCCTTTGCCCAGGCGCCGACTGCCACCATCAAGGTCGAAGGTTACAGTCCACAGGAGATTCACGATCTGGGGTGGACCTCGCCGCGTTCGACCGGCCTTCCGGTAGTCGGAGTGGGGCAGGTGGTTTACTTGCTGGGTAACGCCGGGGCAACCTCGTGGGCGTGGACGTTGAAGTCCAAGCCGGCAGGCTCTGTCGCCACGCTCGACAGCACCAACAAACGGCAGACTACATTCAAACCGGATGTGGTGGGGAAGTTTACGATCGAGCTGGTGATCACGACAGCCGCCGGCACAAGTGCGCCTGCCAGTGTGACCATTACTTCCGCCAAGTTTGTCGGCGTTGGCGGCATGGATGGCCTGCCGCGGGAGTTCCCGCAGTGTGCTCTTTGCCACAGCGGCAATTTCGATGCCTGGAGCAAGACCGGCCATGCGACGTTTTTCTCCCAGGCGATTGACGGCAAGGAGAGCAGCCACTATCGCGAATCCTGCATCGAGTGCCACACTGTCGGTTATGACACCGCCCTTGCTGCCGTCAACGATGGTTTTGATGATGTCGCGCGGGAGTTGGGCTGGGTTTTTCCGGCGGTGCTGCAGCCGGGCAATTGGGAGGCGATGAAGACGAATTATCCCAAACTGGCGGCGCGCGCCAACATTCAGTGTGAAAGCTGCCACGGCCCAGGCAGCGAACACAAGGGCGACAAGACCGCAATCGCCATGAGCCTGGATGAGGCCGCGTGTGGCTATTGCCATGATGAAGAGCCGTACCATCGCATCAGCCAGCAATGGAAAAACTCGGTGCACGGCATTCTCAATCCGACCTTTGAAAGTGTTGCCAACCGGCCGGCCTCTTCCGGCTGTGCCAAGTGCCATTCCGGCTGGGGTTTCATTCGCCGCATCGATCCCAAAAGCCCTGATACGCGGCCGGAGAACGGCTTCTCGCAGATAAGCTGTGCGGTGTGCCACGACCCGCACCGCTCGGAAAGTCTGCCACACATGGTGCGCAGCTTGAATGACGTGCAACTCGGCGACACCACCACTGTGGTCAAGTACGGCGGCATGGGCAAAGTCTGTATGCAGTGCCATATCAGCCGGCGGGATGCGGAAGACTATGTGAACAACCCGGCCAACCTCGGCATTTATTTCGGCCCGCATTACAGCAACCAGGCTGACATGATCGATGGCTCGAACGCGATCGAGTACGGCATTCCGATCGGCAGCTCGGGCCACAAGTTCGCGATCGCCGATGCCTGCGTCACCTGCCATATGGCGGAAACCCCGGCGGCGGGACAACCCGGGCATGACAAAATCGGCGGCCATACCTTTGCCATGGAAGCCGATGGCGTCCAAAATGTGGCCGTCTGCCAGCAGTGCCATGGCCCGATCAAGTCTTTCGATGACATCATGGCCAAAGCCGACTACGACGAAGACGGCACCATCGAAAGCACGCGCCATGAGATTGAAGGCCTGCTGCACAAGCTGGATGAGTTGTTGCCGCCCAATTCGACCACCGCGGAAGTCAATGCCAACTACAAGTGGGAGGCCAGCATGACGCCGGCCGAAATTCAGCGGCGCCAGATGTTGACCAAAGCCTGGTACAACTTCCGCTTCGTCGAGGAAGATCGCAGCATGGGTGTGCACAACGCCGGCTACGCCATTGCCCTGTTGCGGCGTTCGATTGCCACGCTCACCAGCGGTGATATCGGCGCCGGCAAGATCCTCTCGATCAAGGATATTCCGCAGGATCAGGGCAAGCAGGTGCGCGTCTCCTGGTCGAAATTTGCCGCGGATGCACCCGCCGCCACCAATGCGGTGACGAGCTACTCGGTGTGGCGCCGTGTTGATGACCCGGGCAATGCGCTCGGTGTAAAAGTCGGTTCCAGGCAGGAGATGCTCGCTGCGGCTTCGACGGCAAAGCCGGGCAGCCGCTTCACCGTCAACCAATTCGGCACCTGGGATTTTGTGGCGTGGCTGCCGGCCACCGGCTACGAGATGTACAGTGTGGTGGCACCGACTTTGTATGACAGCACGGCCGCGGGCATGCACTGGTCGGTGTTTTTTGTTTCCGGCCAGGCGCGCAATGTGGTCTATGAAACCGCGCCCGACAGTGGCTATTCCGTGGACAACCTGGCGCCCTTCGCGCCCGGTAATGTCACGGCCAGCGTGGTGGACCGCAAGGTGAGTCTGAGCTGGGACGATCCCGTTGACGCCGACTTTCAGTATTTCGCGATCTATCGCAGCACCATCCCCGGCTTTGATCCGAAAGGCACCACACCGATCAAGACACTGACCGGCACCACCTATCTCGATAGCGAGGTCACTGCCGGCCAGAATTACTACTATCGTCTCTCCGCCTTCGACTTCTCCGGCAATGAGAGTGCGTTCTCCGCGGAGTTGCCGGTCTCAATCACCGGCGTCGACGATCACAGCGGTGTTCCGACGGTGTTTGCCCTGCAGCAGAATTATCCCAACCCGTTCAACCCCGAAACCTCGATCCAGTATCACCTGCCGACACCCGGCCACGTGCGTCTGGTGATTTACTCCTCGCTCGGCCAGCAGGTGCGGCGCCTGGTGGATCGCTTCCAGCCGGCGGCGTATCACGTCGTCGTGTGGGACGGCCGGGATGACGCCGGGAATCTGCTGCCTTCCGGTGTCTACTTCTATCGCATCACCGCCGGCAACTTCACGGCGATGAAGAAGATGGTCATGATGAAATAG
- a CDS encoding cytochrome c3 family protein produces MHGRTWFVLPGLLAGVLGVLTLAWAWSGPPASWDDPVAQWGRIKFSHRKHVAEAGAECSACHAAATTSEKAGDLLFPKHAECGTCHAEVESANTDDCKFCHVDVDRLEAYAAPARLDIVFSHKQHVEGQKLECAACHAGVEKSEKPSVAHLPTMASCYTCHNDVQASNACEACHPRVETMLPLSHRAPDWAKQHKRLIRADHTSSDCAVCHTDNFCQTCHAEVTLRLTRGDLRRSLAENRPAPSGRDPLVKQNVHELNYLFSHSLDLRAKQSDCYSCHNQQTFCADCHSRNQDAGFAAPFPLSHRAPDFVRIGTGSGGGQHATLARRDIEACAACHDVEGRDPVCLICHVDRTPGRGNDPKTHPANFRNEEGDWHSNAGSTCYNCHTNTEKAGIGFCGYCHGMK; encoded by the coding sequence ATGCACGGGCGTACATGGTTCGTTCTGCCAGGTTTGCTGGCGGGAGTGCTGGGCGTTTTGACGCTGGCATGGGCATGGAGCGGGCCGCCTGCCTCGTGGGATGATCCCGTCGCGCAATGGGGCAGAATCAAATTTTCGCACCGGAAACACGTCGCGGAAGCGGGAGCGGAATGCAGCGCCTGCCATGCCGCGGCCACCACCAGCGAAAAAGCCGGGGACCTGCTGTTCCCGAAACATGCGGAATGCGGCACCTGCCATGCCGAGGTGGAGAGCGCCAACACCGACGATTGCAAGTTCTGCCATGTCGATGTTGACCGTCTCGAGGCTTATGCCGCCCCTGCACGACTCGACATCGTGTTCAGCCACAAGCAACATGTCGAAGGACAGAAGCTCGAATGTGCCGCCTGCCATGCCGGTGTGGAAAAATCGGAAAAGCCGAGCGTGGCCCATCTCCCGACCATGGCCTCCTGCTACACCTGCCACAACGACGTGCAGGCAAGCAACGCCTGCGAGGCCTGCCATCCGCGGGTGGAGACCATGCTGCCGTTGAGCCATCGCGCGCCGGATTGGGCCAAACAACACAAGCGCCTGATCCGCGCCGATCACACCAGCAGTGATTGTGCCGTTTGCCACACGGATAATTTTTGCCAGACCTGCCATGCCGAGGTGACGCTGCGGCTCACGCGCGGCGATCTCCGCCGCAGCCTGGCGGAGAACCGGCCGGCACCCTCCGGCAGGGACCCGCTGGTCAAACAGAACGTGCACGAGCTGAATTATCTCTTCTCGCACAGCCTCGATTTGCGCGCCAAACAATCCGATTGCTATTCATGCCACAATCAGCAAACTTTCTGCGCCGACTGTCACAGTCGCAATCAAGATGCCGGCTTCGCCGCGCCGTTCCCGCTCTCGCATCGCGCGCCCGATTTCGTTCGCATCGGCACGGGCAGCGGTGGCGGCCAGCATGCCACCCTGGCGCGCCGTGATATTGAAGCATGTGCCGCCTGTCATGACGTTGAAGGTCGCGATCCGGTTTGCCTCATCTGCCATGTCGACCGCACCCCGGGCCGCGGCAATGATCCCAAAACGCATCCGGCCAATTTTCGCAACGAGGAAGGCGACTGGCATTCCAATGCCGGCTCCACCTGCTACAATTGTCACACCAACACCGAAAAGGCGGGAATTGGTTTCTGTGGTTATTGTCATGGCATGAAGTGA